GTTTTTAATAGTTTACTCCTCTtgtgttttaattttcaattatattttctaTAGGAGTATATgttacatttttaataatattttatgttgGTGAGATTATTAGGATAACATTATGTCTAATTTGTCATACGACAACCTCATCCCTTATACTAAGAGAAGAACTTGAGCTGTGCAGTGTGCGTTTCCACCGATTGATATTCAGAGAAGTTAGCCAAAAATGATAATCGAACCAAGAGAAAGGGGGGAGGGACAAGAAAAGAACAAGAATAAGAAGCAAAATAATCTTAATCACTATAAACTAACTGAATTCTCCTGTTGCATGCTAACAACTTCCATAGTTCCTGAATAATATGCTCTAAGTTCAAGGACTCAGAATGGATATACACTGcgactataaaaaaaaaatcagaaaatgTTGATAAGAAGAAGGAGATTATGATGATGAAAGAAAACACAAATAAATGAACTAAAATTAACTCAAAACTCTTTAGACATCTTTGTGTGGTGAATCATCAATGCTTCACTGGCTCTATTTCTAAATGGATGTGTGAACCATTTCTAGTAGATTGATAATCTGATGCAGATTCTTGGTTCCCACCAGAGTTCATCTGCTGCGATGGTGGAGGGTTAACAACAGTCATCTGTGTAGCCCAATTTTCGGATAGATGGTTCTTCATCTCCCTGTGCTCTTGACACAAGGCACACCAATGCATGCAACAGTGCACCATGCATGGGTCACATGGTGAATTCTGCATAAGAGTTAGCAAGTAAAATCAGCCATCAGATTGGTCCATAAATCAGAAAATTGGATCAGAAGACCCTTAAAATCCTAGACGATAATGTTGATAACCCTTCAGATCCAAGTTTAATTGCAGAAATGCGCTGTGGAGTAGTTTCCAAATTCTGTGTGCAACATTTTCAGAAAGATCTTCAACAGAAACCATTGGGATACAAAAATTAAGCATATGTACAGTGCACGAATATCACTGTAGTCATATCTTCGGAGGTGTTACGTACACAATGTCAGAAGTACAGAGATAATCTTGCACGAGTTTATCTTGAATTTAACAAGCATTAAATCTCCACAAACATGGAATGCAAAAATTACCTTGAGATGATATTTCTTCTGCAATGATTGACGAAACAGACCAGTGTATATTCCACACGTCCACCACGTAAACAAAAGACCCTCGAAAATGAGAAAAGTAGTCTGAGGATCAATACCATTGACAAATAGAGTAGCTGCTGCAAGCGCCATTCCCCCTTCAACACACATGGCATGACAAACACATGCATTGCTCCAAGGAATATCATCTCTCAATTCTTCTATATTATGTCCAAACAACACGCACGGGCAAAAGAGTCCAGTGCAGCCTGCAACATATGTAATGATATTACGGTAACAAAGAATCaatgtaagaaaataaaatttaagtaccTTAATAGACCTGTTATTTTAAGCAATCTGCTAGAGGTACAGGTCTTTGCATAAACTTCTCTGCTTTCCTACTCCAGCA
The Manihot esculenta cultivar AM560-2 chromosome 1, M.esculenta_v8, whole genome shotgun sequence genome window above contains:
- the LOC110628006 gene encoding cell number regulator 6, producing MADGNGQSRYVKLTKDHQTPVEDITPGELNQPVLVPQLIIHRCIECGQPLPESYEPPADEDWTTGIFGCADDTESCCTGLFCPCVLFGHNIEELRDDIPWSNACVCHAMCVEGGMALAAATLFVNGIDPQTTFLIFEGLLFTWWTCGIYTGLFRQSLQKKYHLKNSPCDPCMVHCCMHWCALCQEHREMKNHLSENWATQMTVVNPPPSQQMNSGGNQESASDYQSTRNGSHIHLEIEPVKH